In the genome of Fuerstiella sp., one region contains:
- a CDS encoding divalent metal cation transporter, producing MSSETNRTEQERSVLAEAQSRGSLATLRAFVRLSGPGWLQSAITLGGGSLAGGLFLGILGGTSLLWLQLVAIAMGVVMLSAISYVTLSTGERPFRAIRNHINPVLAWGWVLATIAANIIWCMPQFSLCFAALENNLLPDQTDALVVSFYADQVEDLKREMTPDQLETLTNSALSDQIQDKNRFKFAVSGMFLVMAGIAVYLNGQRGKAAKLFDIFLKCLIGLIVLCFVGVVFKLTRGGSLNWSEIVRGFVPNFSQWNQPAGTIADLIGELSADAQKFWTAKVVSAQSGVMIAAAATAVGINMTFLMPYSLLKRGWDRNFRGLSRFDLATGMAVPYVLVTSCIVIAAATQFHGKADEKFLSSDPAIMQQSVLFGKTTAMLKERVVGPEAWSKLAKADRGTLTDEELLQVAALPAAEKRIASSLTKRGAFDLSKALEPLLGKRTSGYVFGLGILGMGFSTIIILMLINGFAFCEILGRPLGGWPYITGCLIAGAVGASWPWFWDGQSKVYLSIVASSFGSMLLPIAYVTFFLLMNSPRVLGDAMPRGFRRLIWNLLMGISVLGAVAAAGKAIFDKASNPQTGPVVITVAAGFAVAVIVSLLDGRRFSKQKQKQP from the coding sequence ATGTCGTCGGAAACAAATCGAACAGAGCAGGAACGCAGTGTTCTGGCAGAAGCTCAGTCCCGAGGATCTCTGGCGACCCTGAGAGCCTTTGTTCGGCTGTCGGGTCCTGGATGGCTGCAGAGCGCAATCACACTGGGAGGCGGTTCGCTTGCCGGGGGGCTCTTCCTCGGAATTCTCGGCGGCACGAGCCTGTTGTGGCTGCAACTGGTAGCAATCGCCATGGGCGTGGTGATGTTGTCTGCCATCAGCTATGTGACTCTTTCCACAGGTGAACGACCGTTTCGAGCCATCCGGAACCATATCAATCCGGTACTTGCCTGGGGGTGGGTCCTGGCCACAATCGCGGCCAATATTATCTGGTGTATGCCACAGTTCAGTCTGTGTTTTGCCGCTCTGGAAAACAACCTGCTGCCTGATCAGACAGACGCTTTGGTTGTCAGTTTTTACGCCGATCAGGTTGAGGATCTCAAACGCGAAATGACTCCTGATCAACTTGAAACACTCACAAACAGTGCGCTGAGTGATCAGATTCAGGACAAAAATCGGTTTAAGTTTGCGGTCTCCGGCATGTTTCTGGTGATGGCCGGCATCGCTGTTTATCTCAACGGCCAGCGTGGCAAAGCAGCAAAGCTGTTCGACATTTTCCTGAAATGTCTGATCGGACTGATCGTGCTGTGCTTTGTGGGTGTGGTTTTCAAACTGACGCGCGGCGGCAGCCTCAACTGGTCAGAAATCGTCAGGGGATTTGTTCCAAATTTTTCTCAGTGGAATCAGCCGGCCGGAACCATTGCCGATCTGATAGGTGAATTGTCTGCTGATGCGCAGAAATTCTGGACAGCCAAAGTCGTCAGTGCTCAAAGCGGAGTGATGATCGCTGCTGCTGCGACGGCCGTTGGAATTAATATGACGTTCCTGATGCCTTACTCCCTGCTCAAACGTGGCTGGGATCGAAATTTTCGCGGACTGTCGAGATTCGATCTGGCCACTGGCATGGCAGTTCCCTATGTGCTCGTGACGAGTTGCATTGTGATTGCTGCGGCGACTCAGTTTCACGGCAAAGCCGATGAGAAATTTCTTAGCAGCGATCCGGCGATCATGCAGCAAAGTGTCCTGTTCGGTAAGACAACTGCAATGCTGAAGGAACGCGTGGTCGGTCCGGAAGCCTGGAGCAAACTGGCGAAGGCAGACCGGGGGACGCTGACCGACGAAGAACTTTTGCAGGTGGCTGCCTTGCCGGCAGCCGAAAAAAGAATCGCGTCCTCACTGACAAAACGTGGAGCTTTTGATCTTTCGAAAGCACTGGAACCGCTGTTGGGAAAGAGAACATCGGGTTACGTGTTCGGACTTGGGATTTTGGGAATGGGGTTTTCAACTATTATCATTCTGATGCTGATCAATGGATTTGCCTTCTGTGAAATCCTCGGCCGACCTCTGGGAGGCTGGCCGTACATCACGGGGTGTTTAATTGCCGGTGCCGTTGGAGCGTCATGGCCGTGGTTCTGGGACGGGCAGAGTAAGGTCTATCTTAGCATTGTGGCGTCCAGCTTTGGATCCATGCTGTTGCCCATCGCGTATGTGACATTTTTCCTGTTGATGAACAGCCCTCGTGTTCTGGGCGACGCGATGCCCCGAGGGTTCCGTCGCCTGATCTGGAATCTACTGATGGGGATATCTGTTCTGGGCGCGGTCGCGGCTGCCGGTAAAGCAATCTTTGATAAAGCATCCAATCCACAGACCGGGCCGGTGGTTATTACAGTGGCGGCGGGATTTGCGGTTGCTGTGATTGTGAGTCTGCTTGATGGGCGCCGATTCTCGAAACAAAAACAGAAGCAGCCGTGA
- a CDS encoding aldolase/citrate lyase family protein: MKSNPVKAALADGKPQIGTWLSLPSVFSARLMARVGFPWLTVDLEHSPTNWETASLMFAAIADAGCVPLARVPRGDHDLIKRVLDGGAMGIVVPMVDTVEQAKTAIAAAKYPPTGNRSIGGTIPALNYQATAGEYYDRANDETIVVLQTESPEGIANADEIYSLPGVDAIFVGPNDLSWQMKAADGTPPTPDEFEAALQKVLSAGKKSGTPVGMHTRSVEEVEQRVSEGWQFLAIKSELRMMVEQADRDVRALGLQAADDLARY; the protein is encoded by the coding sequence ATGAAATCAAATCCTGTCAAGGCGGCTCTCGCCGATGGTAAACCGCAAATCGGTACCTGGTTGTCTTTGCCGTCGGTGTTTTCTGCCCGGCTGATGGCCCGAGTCGGGTTTCCGTGGCTCACAGTGGATCTTGAACACAGCCCCACCAACTGGGAAACGGCATCTCTGATGTTTGCAGCGATTGCGGATGCGGGATGCGTTCCCCTCGCTCGTGTTCCACGAGGTGACCATGATCTGATCAAGCGGGTACTCGACGGAGGGGCTATGGGGATTGTCGTTCCTATGGTGGATACCGTCGAACAGGCAAAAACAGCCATCGCGGCGGCCAAATATCCGCCGACCGGGAACCGGTCAATTGGAGGAACAATCCCCGCGCTGAACTATCAGGCCACAGCCGGTGAGTATTATGACCGAGCCAACGATGAAACGATTGTGGTGCTGCAGACTGAATCTCCTGAGGGGATTGCCAACGCTGACGAGATTTATTCTCTGCCAGGCGTCGATGCAATTTTCGTCGGGCCAAACGACCTGTCCTGGCAGATGAAGGCTGCTGACGGAACCCCGCCGACGCCTGACGAATTTGAAGCCGCTCTGCAGAAAGTACTGTCGGCCGGAAAAAAATCAGGGACACCTGTGGGAATGCATACGAGGTCCGTTGAGGAAGTCGAGCAGCGAGTCAGCGAAGGCTGGCAGTTTTTGGCGATTAAAAGTGAATTGCGAATGATGGTGGAACAGGCTGACAGAGACGTGAGGGCACTGGGTCTGCAGGCGGCTGATGACTTGGCACGATACTGA
- a CDS encoding SMP-30/gluconolactonase/LRE family protein → MPETVAAGATLTEVYAADRFFEGPTWDQNGQRLYFTSFADASAQVLRLDAPGQVTVWMDQSEGVNGTYLSVDGHFLGAQAHGHRVVKYAFGSEGPENPKTLVASDLWHQPNDICQTPNGDLYFTDPDFNERETSIVYRFSRKGELSKVVTDMLVPNGVIASNDGKTLYVGDSHLKLWRSYAIHTDGTVGPGKVFFDPDTENRSSPDGMSIDIDGNLYFTGRGGVWVAGPQGGSLGLIPTPEFCSNVTFGGSDGKILYLTCNKKVYSLRMSVRGGQFAE, encoded by the coding sequence ATGCCCGAAACCGTTGCCGCAGGAGCAACTTTGACAGAGGTTTATGCTGCCGACCGGTTTTTCGAAGGGCCAACCTGGGACCAAAACGGACAGCGCCTGTATTTCACCTCGTTTGCTGATGCCAGTGCACAGGTCCTGCGTCTGGATGCGCCGGGACAGGTGACGGTCTGGATGGATCAGTCTGAAGGGGTCAACGGAACGTATCTCTCTGTAGACGGTCACTTCCTTGGAGCACAGGCACATGGTCACCGGGTTGTCAAATACGCTTTTGGATCGGAAGGCCCGGAGAACCCCAAGACGTTAGTCGCCAGCGACCTGTGGCACCAGCCGAACGACATCTGTCAGACCCCCAACGGTGATCTTTACTTTACCGACCCCGACTTTAATGAGCGGGAAACCAGCATTGTGTATAGATTCTCTCGCAAAGGTGAACTCAGCAAAGTTGTCACAGACATGCTGGTCCCCAACGGGGTGATTGCATCGAATGACGGAAAAACACTTTATGTGGGTGACAGCCATTTGAAACTGTGGCGATCGTATGCGATTCACACAGACGGGACTGTCGGTCCCGGAAAGGTCTTCTTCGACCCCGATACGGAAAATCGATCGTCACCCGACGGAATGTCGATCGACATTGACGGTAACCTGTATTTCACGGGACGGGGTGGCGTGTGGGTTGCCGGGCCGCAGGGCGGGTCACTGGGACTGATTCCGACTCCGGAATTCTGTTCCAATGTAACTTTCGGCGGGAGCGACGGAAAAATTTTGTACCTGACCTGCAACAAGAAGGTTTACAGTCTCCGGATGAGCGTGCGCGGCGGCCAGTTTGCAGAATAG
- a CDS encoding DUF1501 domain-containing protein, with translation MRPEQSGVVQHLNRRNALQLGAFGLSALNPCFATAGIKQQTVPPRADNCILLFLNGGPSHLDMWDMKPDGPREVRGEFQPVESSLPGVLLSEHLPRLAQQMHHTTLIRSMNHSVNNSHAAAVYAALTGHDRGELGGGAKPTDRPSPGSVLAWLRPPENHTLPYVALPYKTKEGANGPLQPGFLAGLMGKTYDPFWVLNNPNSNDFHVDNLQLPAGVSSERMKNRSQLLQGLGGGVSIKHEPSVSAIDDFRNQVFELVTSNAAQQAFNLERESADTRARYGRNIYGQSTLLARRLIEAGTRFVTLSWAEHANATWDTHSNNFKNLKNRLLPEFDAACSSLLQDLDDRGLLDRTLVAVLGDFGRSPKVNDRVGRDHWNSCYTVMLAGAGIRKGFVLGASDRYGATPTENPVTPGDVITTIYRLLGVDPTTQIFDSLDRPHEVVPKGHVIQEILA, from the coding sequence ATGAGACCTGAACAATCCGGTGTTGTTCAACACCTGAATCGCCGTAATGCCCTGCAACTGGGTGCCTTCGGACTTTCAGCGCTCAATCCCTGTTTCGCCACAGCCGGCATCAAACAACAGACCGTCCCGCCACGCGCCGATAACTGTATCCTGCTGTTCCTGAATGGCGGTCCGAGTCACCTGGATATGTGGGATATGAAACCCGACGGACCACGCGAGGTCCGAGGGGAGTTTCAGCCCGTCGAATCATCACTGCCAGGGGTCCTGCTCAGCGAACATCTGCCTCGTTTGGCGCAGCAGATGCATCACACGACCCTGATTCGATCGATGAATCACAGTGTGAATAATTCGCATGCTGCCGCTGTCTACGCTGCCCTGACCGGACATGATCGTGGTGAGCTGGGTGGTGGTGCCAAACCCACAGATCGGCCGTCGCCAGGTTCGGTGCTGGCGTGGCTACGGCCGCCGGAAAACCACACGCTTCCCTATGTGGCGTTACCCTACAAAACAAAAGAAGGAGCAAATGGTCCGCTGCAGCCAGGGTTTTTGGCAGGCCTGATGGGAAAGACTTACGACCCGTTCTGGGTTTTGAATAACCCCAACAGCAACGATTTCCATGTCGACAATCTGCAACTCCCAGCAGGTGTGTCCAGTGAACGAATGAAAAATCGATCGCAATTGCTGCAGGGTCTTGGCGGAGGCGTCTCTATTAAACATGAACCTTCTGTATCGGCCATTGACGACTTTCGAAATCAGGTCTTTGAACTGGTGACTTCGAATGCTGCTCAACAGGCCTTCAACCTTGAACGTGAATCCGCAGATACGAGAGCTCGTTACGGCCGCAACATTTACGGACAAAGTACTCTGTTAGCCAGACGTTTGATTGAAGCCGGGACGCGGTTTGTGACCCTGTCATGGGCCGAACATGCCAATGCTACCTGGGACACTCACAGCAACAACTTCAAAAACCTGAAAAACAGACTCCTGCCTGAGTTCGATGCGGCGTGCAGCAGTCTGCTGCAGGATCTTGATGATCGTGGCCTGCTGGACCGTACCCTGGTGGCAGTCCTCGGTGACTTTGGTCGATCTCCAAAGGTCAACGACCGTGTCGGCAGAGACCACTGGAATTCGTGCTACACCGTCATGCTGGCCGGAGCCGGCATTCGAAAAGGATTCGTACTGGGAGCCAGTGATCGTTACGGAGCCACGCCAACCGAGAATCCCGTGACTCCCGGTGACGTGATCACAACGATTTATCGACTGCTGGGTGTTGATCCCACGACACAGATTTTCGACTCACTGGACCGGCCTCATGAAGTCGTCCCGAAAGGTCATGTGATCCAGGAAATCCTGGCCTGA
- a CDS encoding DUF1501 domain-containing protein, which translates to MTRLNRTSRRDALNRFGSGFGGLALGTLLNEATAAARAASPVVPEFNAPAKAVIQLYMHGGPSHVDLLDPKPVLNRFDGTIPPDEVADDEERTKNLMGSPFRFRRYGQSGLEFSEIQPSVAKHADEIAVIRSMFTEHRNHEQAIWMAQTGMTVPGRPTLGAWSAYGLGTENRNLPAFIALPDPDGNSVDGIRNWSNGWLPPHYQGTAFREQGSPVANLHPKQSRSPAIEDTRMRLLRRLNQRHLADRPGEQELDARIETFELAARMQLAATDALDLSQETAHTQRLYGLDHETTKSYGTRCLMARRLVERGVRFVSLFMYQQPWDTHSDNNKRTRQCCRKTDQPVGALLTDLRQRGLLDSTLVFWGGEFGRTPTAEQQKPGAVFGRDHHPYGFSVWLAGGGIKGGQHYGATDDFGHRAVENRTQTADLHATMLHLLGLDHEMLTWHHNGRDERLTDVYDARLIEELIT; encoded by the coding sequence ATGACACGGTTAAACCGGACATCACGACGAGATGCTCTGAATCGATTCGGCTCCGGGTTCGGTGGACTGGCCCTGGGAACACTGCTCAACGAAGCGACTGCTGCAGCCCGCGCAGCGTCCCCTGTGGTGCCTGAGTTTAATGCGCCGGCCAAAGCCGTGATTCAGCTGTATATGCACGGCGGACCCAGCCATGTGGATCTGCTGGATCCAAAACCGGTGCTTAATCGATTTGACGGAACGATTCCTCCGGATGAAGTCGCCGACGATGAAGAGCGCACCAAAAACCTGATGGGATCACCGTTTCGTTTTCGACGGTACGGGCAGAGCGGCCTGGAGTTCTCAGAGATCCAGCCATCTGTCGCCAAACACGCCGATGAGATTGCTGTGATTCGTTCGATGTTTACCGAACACCGAAATCATGAACAGGCGATCTGGATGGCACAAACCGGCATGACAGTGCCAGGGCGGCCCACACTGGGAGCCTGGTCCGCATACGGACTGGGAACGGAGAATCGCAACCTGCCGGCTTTCATTGCTCTGCCCGATCCCGATGGTAATTCAGTGGACGGAATTCGCAACTGGTCAAACGGCTGGCTGCCGCCTCACTATCAGGGAACCGCGTTCCGCGAGCAGGGAAGTCCGGTCGCGAATCTGCACCCGAAGCAGTCACGCTCCCCGGCGATCGAAGATACCCGAATGCGACTGCTGCGCCGACTGAATCAACGACACCTCGCAGACCGTCCTGGAGAACAGGAACTGGACGCCCGTATTGAAACTTTTGAACTCGCCGCCCGCATGCAACTGGCCGCGACAGACGCCCTGGACCTGTCACAGGAAACCGCTCACACGCAGCGTCTGTACGGCCTGGATCATGAAACAACCAAGTCGTACGGCACGCGGTGTCTGATGGCCCGCAGACTGGTGGAACGCGGCGTACGTTTTGTGTCCCTGTTTATGTACCAGCAACCGTGGGACACTCATTCCGATAATAATAAACGTACCCGACAGTGTTGCCGGAAAACCGACCAGCCGGTCGGCGCTTTACTCACAGACCTCCGGCAGCGGGGTCTGCTGGACTCCACACTGGTATTTTGGGGCGGAGAATTTGGCAGAACTCCGACAGCCGAGCAGCAAAAGCCAGGAGCAGTCTTCGGACGCGATCATCATCCCTACGGATTCAGTGTGTGGCTGGCCGGTGGAGGAATCAAAGGCGGTCAGCATTACGGAGCTACGGACGACTTCGGTCATCGTGCGGTGGAAAACAGAACACAGACGGCCGATCTGCATGCCACGATGCTGCATCTGCTGGGTCTGGACCACGAAATGCTGACCTGGCACCATAATGGTCGCGACGAACGACTCACCGATGTGTATGACGCCCGGCTCATTGAAGAACTCATCACGTAA
- a CDS encoding PSD1 and planctomycete cytochrome C domain-containing protein produces the protein MRTAGVLTLVLLSPNLVAEDGKQPLTFDQDVLPIFRSRCIRCHAGVEPKAGLNLTSPSSLLTGGISGAALRIRAAESSLLYEKISSGQMPPVGQKLTAQEKGIIRRWINDGAQGVSNAASVDQSDAVTHVEHWSFRPPDRFAIPAVSENHRIRNPVDAFTLRQLQLSRLTPAPEADRLTLLRRVFFDLIGLPPSPDEVEQFMSDESPDAYERLIDRLLCSVHYGERWARHWLDIAGFAETAGILNEDRELPLAWKYRDYVVRAFNSDKPYDRFLQEQIAGDELTDYWTAFESMDRLNDEVIEGITATGFLRTAADPSRPDFSEIKNAASQYFYPTLFDTLQIVCSSTMGLTIQCARCHSHKFDPIPQLDYYRMQAVFMSAYRPDNWVPQMERRLPVASKKEKQAAETRNAEVDQNVSKLHSDLQELKKTFAERLFEDRLAELPTDVRDEVRAALAVTADKRTDIQGDLAAEYEERLRPQGSELDTALVKYDEYKQQLDRLNSLIDAEERGRWRFDEVRALYDVPGESKTPVLLRGDALTPGPLVEPGVIASLETPQAFEWTAPNPDAKTSGRRLAFARWLTQPRHPLTARVIVNRIWMHHFGTGLVATPDDFGVSGSPPSHPELLDWLATEFVRSGWSIRNLHRLILTSATWRQHSRVSAEHRKAGERTDPENRLYWQQTLKRLDAETLRDSVLAVSGMLNTELYGVSQEIPREQYGKLIVPAGQDRNRRSIYVQNRRLYPDSMLQVFDQPTMSVNCVQRSTSTVSTQALTLLNGETLSRAAAAFADRVLAEFPEDPVGGACLIAYSRQPGSDEQIFLSQFLNELTLQYRSEQDQTKSHLADTARRQALGDLCHMLMSCSEFIYVD, from the coding sequence ATGCGAACAGCAGGCGTACTGACACTGGTACTGCTGTCACCGAATCTCGTCGCGGAGGACGGGAAACAGCCACTGACGTTCGATCAGGACGTCCTGCCGATCTTCCGATCCAGATGTATTCGATGCCATGCCGGTGTAGAACCCAAAGCAGGACTGAATCTCACCAGTCCGTCTTCACTGCTGACGGGCGGAATATCGGGTGCTGCTCTGCGAATTCGTGCGGCAGAATCCAGCCTGCTGTACGAAAAAATCAGCTCGGGACAGATGCCACCGGTTGGTCAAAAACTGACCGCTCAGGAAAAAGGAATCATCCGCAGATGGATTAATGATGGAGCACAGGGCGTGAGCAATGCGGCAAGCGTCGATCAGTCTGATGCGGTGACACATGTGGAACACTGGTCGTTTCGTCCACCCGACCGTTTTGCTATTCCCGCCGTATCAGAGAACCATCGCATTCGAAATCCTGTCGATGCATTCACGCTCAGGCAGTTACAGCTGAGTCGACTCACGCCGGCACCCGAAGCAGACCGTCTGACCCTGCTGCGTCGCGTCTTTTTCGATCTCATCGGACTTCCCCCGTCTCCTGACGAGGTTGAACAGTTCATGAGCGATGAAAGTCCTGACGCTTATGAACGATTGATCGACAGGTTGCTCTGCAGTGTTCACTACGGAGAACGCTGGGCAAGACACTGGCTGGACATCGCCGGTTTTGCGGAGACCGCCGGAATCCTCAACGAAGACCGCGAGCTCCCGCTTGCCTGGAAATACCGAGACTACGTTGTCCGTGCGTTCAACAGCGACAAGCCTTACGACCGATTCCTGCAGGAACAGATTGCCGGCGACGAACTCACTGACTACTGGACAGCTTTCGAATCGATGGACCGGCTGAATGATGAGGTGATCGAAGGCATCACTGCTACCGGATTCCTGCGAACAGCCGCCGACCCCAGCCGACCTGATTTTTCAGAAATTAAGAACGCCGCCTCACAGTACTTTTATCCAACGCTGTTCGACACTCTGCAGATCGTCTGTTCATCAACAATGGGACTGACTATACAGTGCGCCCGCTGCCACAGCCACAAGTTTGATCCCATTCCACAGCTCGACTACTACCGTATGCAGGCCGTATTTATGTCGGCCTACCGACCCGACAACTGGGTTCCTCAAATGGAACGGCGACTGCCCGTCGCGTCCAAAAAAGAGAAACAGGCAGCCGAAACAAGGAATGCTGAAGTCGACCAAAACGTCAGTAAACTTCATTCAGATCTGCAGGAACTGAAAAAAACGTTTGCTGAACGGCTGTTCGAAGACCGACTTGCTGAACTGCCGACTGACGTCCGTGATGAGGTCAGGGCTGCATTGGCCGTAACAGCAGATAAACGGACGGACATTCAAGGGGACCTTGCAGCAGAGTATGAAGAGCGGCTCCGGCCGCAGGGCAGTGAACTGGACACCGCACTCGTCAAATATGATGAATACAAACAACAGCTGGACAGACTCAATTCCCTGATAGACGCCGAGGAACGTGGACGTTGGCGGTTTGATGAAGTGCGTGCACTGTACGACGTGCCGGGCGAATCGAAAACTCCCGTTCTTCTGCGAGGTGACGCACTGACTCCCGGACCATTGGTGGAACCGGGCGTGATTGCTTCACTTGAAACTCCCCAGGCTTTTGAATGGACGGCCCCGAATCCAGATGCAAAAACCAGCGGCAGAAGACTGGCATTTGCCCGATGGCTCACCCAGCCTCGTCATCCGCTCACGGCACGAGTCATCGTCAACCGCATCTGGATGCACCATTTCGGAACCGGACTGGTTGCCACGCCGGATGATTTCGGAGTTTCCGGGTCCCCGCCGTCTCATCCGGAACTGCTTGACTGGCTGGCAACCGAATTTGTACGCAGCGGCTGGAGCATCAGGAATCTGCATCGACTAATCCTGACGTCTGCAACCTGGCGACAGCACTCGCGAGTCAGCGCCGAACATCGAAAAGCCGGCGAGCGGACCGATCCTGAAAATCGATTGTACTGGCAGCAGACATTAAAACGACTTGACGCAGAAACTCTGCGTGACTCCGTTCTGGCAGTATCCGGAATGCTGAACACAGAATTGTACGGGGTCTCACAGGAGATCCCCCGAGAGCAATACGGTAAATTGATTGTTCCGGCCGGACAGGACAGAAATCGACGCTCGATCTACGTGCAAAACCGACGCCTGTATCCGGATTCAATGCTGCAGGTCTTTGATCAGCCGACGATGTCCGTCAACTGCGTGCAGCGAAGCACTTCAACAGTATCAACACAGGCCCTGACCCTGCTCAACGGTGAAACCCTCTCGCGAGCGGCGGCCGCATTTGCCGACCGGGTTCTGGCGGAATTTCCCGAAGATCCCGTCGGAGGTGCCTGTCTGATCGCCTACTCGCGTCAGCCTGGCAGCGATGAACAAATTTTTCTCTCACAATTCCTGAACGAATTGACTTTGCAGTATCGCAGCGAACAGGATCAAACAAAATCGCATTTGGCAGATACCGCGAGGAGGCAGGCACTGGGCGATCTTTGCCATATGCTGATGAGTTGCAGCGAATTCATCTATGTGGATTAA
- a CDS encoding muconate cycloisomerase has product MKISRIEAIPVRIPLKPDYRMISALGRHDVSEFVLVRLQTDNGITAAGEATVTAGWSGETVWGAAAIIKNTFAGIVEECNPRDISAIMGRMDAVAVGNWFAKSAIEMACWDAVGQEENKPVYELFGGAVRPLSIRNRFSLGAYSPEIAAERATQRVKAGFQTIKVKVGTGDEQDVARVQAVRQAIGPDIELTIDANGGWADPSARACLKQMTDCNIALVEQPLCRGNYTQLSNLRSDLGIRILADESCFDEVQLQELILHNCCDAVTLYPGKQGGIQRAHAMACLAEEHNIPCTIGSNLEWDVGAAAMMHFVVSTPNVQIESIPGDCLGPSYHEFSVVRDPLIIDGPFTTLSDRPGLGVDVDWDLVRQHQIS; this is encoded by the coding sequence ATGAAAATTTCGCGTATTGAAGCCATCCCCGTTCGAATTCCGCTCAAGCCGGATTATCGCATGATTTCGGCTCTGGGGCGTCATGATGTCTCAGAATTTGTTCTGGTCAGACTACAAACGGACAACGGCATCACGGCCGCCGGTGAAGCGACCGTGACAGCCGGCTGGAGTGGTGAAACCGTCTGGGGAGCAGCTGCGATCATCAAAAACACCTTTGCTGGTATTGTGGAAGAATGTAATCCGCGTGACATCTCCGCAATCATGGGTCGCATGGATGCGGTTGCTGTGGGAAATTGGTTCGCAAAATCTGCCATCGAAATGGCCTGCTGGGATGCGGTCGGTCAGGAGGAAAACAAGCCGGTCTATGAGTTGTTCGGGGGTGCAGTTCGACCGCTAAGCATACGTAACCGGTTTTCTTTGGGAGCTTATTCACCGGAGATCGCAGCCGAACGAGCGACACAGCGGGTCAAGGCAGGATTTCAGACAATCAAAGTTAAAGTTGGTACAGGCGATGAGCAGGACGTGGCTCGAGTCCAGGCAGTCCGCCAGGCAATTGGTCCGGACATAGAACTCACAATTGACGCTAATGGAGGATGGGCTGATCCGTCAGCGCGTGCATGCCTGAAACAGATGACAGATTGCAACATTGCCCTGGTCGAACAGCCGCTGTGTCGCGGCAACTACACACAACTGAGCAATTTACGTTCTGATCTGGGCATCAGGATCCTGGCCGATGAAAGCTGTTTTGACGAGGTGCAGCTGCAGGAACTGATCCTGCACAACTGCTGTGATGCCGTAACGCTGTACCCCGGTAAACAGGGAGGTATTCAGCGGGCACATGCAATGGCCTGCCTGGCAGAAGAACACAACATCCCCTGCACAATCGGTTCCAATCTGGAGTGGGATGTTGGCGCAGCCGCCATGATGCACTTTGTTGTGTCGACTCCAAATGTGCAGATTGAATCGATCCCCGGCGATTGTCTGGGACCTTCGTATCACGAATTTTCAGTTGTCCGGGATCCTCTGATTATCGACGGACCATTCACCACTCTGTCAGACAGACCGGGACTGGGGGTCGACGTGGACTGGGATCTCGTCCGGCAACATCAAATTTCCTGA
- a CDS encoding aminotransferase class IV — protein sequence MSEPFVYLNGEFVPASQAHIAIYDASVVLGATVTDMTRTFGKVPFRLEDHVARFYRSCRYARISPTITAAETTEIAQELIRRNSELLHPHQDLALVKFISPGELRVYTGAAGRAGDMPPTYCMHTFPLPFNFWRHYFTEGVHVVTPSVRHVPPQCVDPKIKCRSRMHWWLADQETRLVDPNAISLCLDLDGNVTETSGSNFLIYTGDEIVSPGRRNVLRGVSVQTVSELCQELNVSFVERDFQIHDVINAREAFLASTPYCLAPVTQVNGIPVGNGQPGTMLHRLLDRWSQRVGVNIIEQITSTAHEAEAAR from the coding sequence ATGTCAGAACCATTCGTCTATCTCAACGGAGAATTCGTCCCTGCATCGCAGGCTCATATCGCAATTTACGATGCCTCCGTTGTCCTGGGTGCAACCGTCACGGATATGACTCGGACGTTCGGTAAGGTTCCGTTTCGACTGGAAGATCACGTCGCCAGATTCTATCGGTCATGCCGGTACGCTCGAATCTCACCAACGATCACCGCGGCAGAGACAACCGAAATCGCTCAGGAACTGATTCGTCGGAATTCTGAACTCCTTCACCCGCACCAGGATCTGGCACTGGTGAAGTTCATCAGTCCCGGAGAACTACGTGTCTATACGGGTGCGGCGGGCCGGGCCGGAGATATGCCCCCAACGTACTGCATGCATACGTTTCCACTCCCGTTTAATTTTTGGCGGCACTACTTCACTGAGGGTGTGCATGTTGTGACACCATCAGTTCGGCACGTCCCGCCACAGTGCGTCGATCCAAAGATCAAATGTCGAAGTCGTATGCACTGGTGGCTTGCGGATCAGGAAACACGCCTCGTTGATCCGAATGCAATCAGCCTGTGTCTGGATCTTGACGGAAACGTCACCGAAACCTCCGGTTCCAATTTTCTGATCTATACGGGCGATGAAATCGTGAGTCCAGGCCGCCGAAATGTCCTGCGCGGAGTCAGTGTACAAACGGTCTCGGAGTTGTGTCAGGAACTGAATGTTTCGTTCGTGGAACGTGATTTCCAGATCCATGATGTCATCAACGCACGCGAAGCATTTCTTGCCAGCACTCCGTACTGTCTGGCTCCGGTGACACAGGTGAACGGGATCCCTGTTGGAAACGGTCAACCTGGTACGATGCTTCACCGTTTGCTGGATCGGTGGAGCCAGCGTGTGGGAGTTAACATCATCGAACAAATAACATCTACAGCACACGAGGCGGAGGCAGCGCGATGA